In Micromonospora cremea, the genomic window CCGGCCAAACCCCGGGCGGGGTGTGAACCGACAGGAGCCCGGTGGTCGTGGCCACCGGGCTCCTGCGTAACCGGGTCCTGGGGAGGCTCCGGACCATTAGTTGTAATGGAAAACACCTGGCGGCGGCATAGGCCGCAGGCGTGACCAACTCCTCAGCCGTTCAGCCGACCAGGTCGGCCGACCCGCTCGCGTGTCGCGCTGTCCAGCGGGTTGAATGGGGCGATGCAGAACCTTTTGCCAGAGCCACCGGCCACCCTCCTGCCCGCGAACCACGAGGCCGACGCAGCCCTGGCCGCCGCCGAACAGGCGGGCAGCGACCAGGCGTACGCCGAGGTGGCGGCCCGCTTCCCGACCTACAGCGCGGCCTGGGCGGAGCTCGCGGCCCGGTCGTTCGCGCAGGGCCAGGTGGTGACGGCGTACGCCTACGCGCGCACCGGCTACCACCGGGGTCTGGACCAACTGCGCCGTAGCGGCTGGAAGGGGCACGGCCCGGTGCCGTGGTCGCACGAGCCGAACCGCGGCTTCCTCCGCTGCCTGTACGTGCTCTCCCGGGCCGCCGACGAGATCGGCGAGGCCGACGAGGCGGCCCGCTGCGCCCAGTTCCTCCGCGACTGTGACCCGGCGGCGGCGGACGCGCTGGCCAGCAACTGACACCCGGCCCGACGGCCGGCCCGGCACCTGCGCCGGCCGGCCGTCGGCAGCCTAGAGACCCTCGGCGACCGCAGCGGCGATCTTGAGCCAGGCGTCCCGGGTGGCCGAGGAGAGCCCTCCGTACCGGATCGGCTCGCCGCTGTCGATGAGCCGCTCGTACGGTGCCAGCAGCACCGCCCTGGTCCGCGCCGCGAAGTGCTCCTGGATGGCCGGCAGGTCGATCTCCTTGCGGGACGGCGGCATCGACACCACCGTCACCGCCTGCCGGACCAGCCGTTGCCGGCCGCTCTGCTCGAGGTGGTCGAGCATCCGGGCGGCGGTCTCCGCCGAGTCGTTACGGGCGGACATGGTGACGACCAGTTGGTCGGTCGCGTCCATCGAGGCCTGCCAGTTCTGCGCCCGGACGTTGTTCCCCGTGTCCACGAAGATCAGCTTGTAGAACCGGCTGACCACCTCGCGGATCTCGGCGAACGCGGCTGCGGTGAGCATCTCGCCGCCGGTGGCCGACTCGTCCGAGGCGAGCACGTCGAACATCCCCTCGCCCTGCGAGCGGACGTACTGCGACAGGTCGCCGACCCGCCCGTGCGCACCCTGGAACTGCCCGAGGTCGCGCAACATGTCCCGCACCGTGCGCGAGTGGAAGTCCTGTTGGGCGCGCATCCCGAGAGTGCCCTGGGTCTCGTTGTTGTCCCAGGCCAGCACGTAGCCGCCGCGCTTCTGGCCGAACGTCATCGCGAGCAGCAGGATGGCCACCGTCTTTCCGGCGCCGCCCTTGGGGTTGACCACGGTCACCTGCCGCAGCCCGCCGAAGTTGCGGCGCACCATCTCGATGTCCCGCTTGAGTTCCTGCTCGTGCCGCCCGGGAGCGAGCCGGAGCAGCCCCATCTTGTTGACCACCGCGCGGACGCCCATCGTGGCCACCGGATCGGCGGGCCGTACCTGCCGGCGCCGGGCGAAGTCCTCCGCGGTCGGCGCCGCAGTGGTCTCCGGCTCCCAGGTGGCGTCCGGATAGCCGGTGGCCGGCACCCGGGTCACCCCCGCGGCCTCCTGATACGGCTGCGGCTGCGGCTGCGGTGGCGGGGCCCCGGGGGTGGCGCTCTGCTGCCAGGGCGGGGGATACCAGCCCGGCGACGGCGGGAACGGCCCCGGAGGCGGGGCCGCCGGGCCACCCGGCTGCGGCGCGGGGCCGCCGTGCGGCGGGTCGGCGAACTGCGTCGGATCGGGCGGGGGCGGGATCGGTGCCGGGCCGGCCTGACCGGGGATCGCCGGCGAGTACGACTGACCGGAGTACGTCTGACCGGGGTAGGCCTGGCCGGGGCCGGCGTGCGGGGCGGCCGGGCCGCCCGGGTGCGGTGGCTGGGGGACGGGCGGGGCGGGGACCGGCGGCGTTCCGGCGGCCGCCTCGTCGTGGGCGGTCCCGGTCGCGCCGGCCGGCCGCTGCGGCGGATACGCCCAGGGCGACTCGGCCGCCGGCCGTGCCGTTCCGGCCGCGGGTCCGTCCTCCCCGGCGCCAACCCCGCCAGCCCGGGTCCCCGCCGGCTCGGGCGTGGTGGGGTCCGCGGTAGCGGTTTCGTCTGCTGCCGGGTCGGCCGGGGCCGAGCGGTCGGCGGGCGCGGCGGCTGCCGCCGGGCGATCCAGGGTGAATGGCAGGTCCAGGTCGACGCCGCCCGGCGCGATCGGCGGGGCCGGGACGGCGACCGGGACTGGACCATCGGCCTGCCCCGGTGTCGCGCCCGACGCCGGGCTCTCCGCGCCGGTCGTGGGGCCCGCTCCCGACGCGGGGGCCTCCGCCCCGGGCGGAGTGCCCGCCTCCGATACGGGACCGGTTGCCTGGGGCCTAGGGCCGGCTGTCTCCGTCGTGGGGCCGGTTGCCTGGGACGTGGGCCCAGCTGCCTGGGGCGTGGGGCCGGCTGCCGCTCCGGTTGCCGCCGGCGTGTGGCTGGTTGGCTGGGGCGTGGGGACGGTTGCCTCCGGCAGGGCGTTGGGTGCCCACGGAGTGGGGTCGGCCGCCGCCGACGTGGTGCCTGCCGCCCCCGGCGGGACGTTCGTCGCCGCCGGCGCGGTGCTCGGTGTCGCGGCGCCGGACCCGGCATCGGTGGTCGACGGCGTGTGGGTGTCGCCGACTGCCGGGCCGGGGACGTCGGGGGCCGATGGGTCGGCCGGCGGTGGCCAACTCGGCTGGCCCGGGGCCCAGCCCGACGCGGTGCCGGAGGGGCCGGTGACGCCCCAGCCGCCGGGTGCCGGCACGGCACCCGTGAGCGACGGGTAGTCGGACGGTGACGGCGGGGTCAACGCCGCGGCCCCGGGCTGCCCGGGAACCGGCGGACGGCCCGTCGGCGGACGGCCCGTCGGCGGCGCGGCCACGGGCGGCAGCACCGTCGACGACGGCGTGGCCGATGGCGGGGCACCCCGCTGCTCGGAGATCGACGCCCATGGCGGTGCCGCAGCATCCGCGCCCCGGTCGGCCGGATCCGGTGGCCAGAGTGGTTCGATGTCCCGCTCCGGCACCGGCTGCTGGCCGGGCACCTGCGCCCGGTCGGCGTTCTCGTCCATTACGGTTCCTCCCCAGTCCTCCTGCGAGGATAGGCCCACCGGCCGACGAGGGCCGGCCGGCGCAGCCGGGGTCAGATCGACCAGACCGCCCAGGCGCCCGGTTCGATCCACCAGGAGCGCTTGCGGTTCAGCTCGCCCTCGACACCATCGTCGAGGTAGGGCACCTTCCCCTCCCTGGGCAGCACCGACACCGCCCGCCCGCGAGCCCGCCGCACCTCCAGGCGTACCCGCTTCCGGCCCAGCGCCGAGCGGACGACCACCGGCACGGCCACCGCGACCTCGACCTGGCCGTCGGCCGGATCCGGCGCGGCCAGCAGCGTCACGTCGTCGAGCGTCGCGTACCCGCCGGCGTTACCGATCGCACAGACCAGCAGCGGTTCGTCACCCTCGGTGAGAATGGTGTCGTCCACCTCGACCCGGGCACGCCAGTGCAGCGGCCGGCCGGCGTCGTCGGCGGCGCCGAGCAGGGCACCGTCCAGGGTCACCGAGCCGCCGTCGTTGCGCAGCAGGTCCAGCCGACGCGGCGTGCCGTCCAGCACCGCGGTGGCCACCGCAGCCGGGTCGCGGGGCAGCCCGAGCTGCGCGGCCAGGTCCTGGTGAGCGCCGCCGCGCGCCGGGTCGAGCGGGAGCACCGCCACCGGCGGCAGGTCGGGCAGGGTTCGGTCAGCGGGCAGATCCGCCGGGCGGCGGCTCGGCGCTGGCGCGTACCGCCGGACCAGCCGGCGCAGCACGGCGCGCAACTGCCCGTCGCTGGCCGTGGCGACGACCAGCCGGGTCTTGCCGTCCGGGTCAGGCCAGGTGAGACCGTCCGCGCGCGGCGGACCGTCGAGCCGGGATAACACCTCGTCGATCTCGGCGTCCGAGCGCGCGGTGACCGTCTGCACTCGGGCACCCCGGGCGTTCAGCGCGTCGACGCAGGCCAGCACCGGAACCCGGGGCCGCTCCGTGGCGCACCGTTCCGCATCGCCCCGCGCCGCACCGTCGGCACCGGTCGTGCCACCACCGGCCGCGCTGGTCGTTTCACCGCCGTCGGCACCGGTTGCCGGGTCGGTGTCGGCCCCGGTCGCACCGCCGCAGCAGGCACCGCCGCTGCCGCAGCCCCCGGGAGCGTCCCGCTCCGAACCGAGGGTGAGCAGCACCACGTCGTACACGGAAGGAGCCTCCTGCCTCTCGCCGCGACCCCTGCCGGCCGCGCCGTCACTACTTGTTAACCTGACACCCCGGGCTCGCCAACCGGTCGCCACCTGGCACCCGAGCCTTCTGGAGGCTGAAAAGATGCCAGCGATCGTGCTCATCGGCGCTCAGTGGGGCGACGAGGGCAAGGGCAAGGTTACCGACCTGCTGGGTGAGCGGGTCGACTACGTCGTGCGCTACTCCGGTGGCAACAACGCGGGCCACACGGTGATCACCCCGGACGGCCAGAAGTACGCACTGCACCTGATGCCCTCCGGTGCGCTCTCGCCGAGCGCGATGATCATCATCGGCAACGGCGTGGTGGTCGACCCGAAGGTGCTGCTCACCGAGATCGACGGGCTGGCCGAGCGGGGCGTGGACGTGTCCCGGTTGCGGATCTCCGGCGACGCGCACCTGATCATGCCGCACCACCGGGCGCTGGACCGGGTGATCGAGCGCTACCTCGGCTCGTCCCGGATCGGCACCACCGGCCGGGGCATCGGCCCGGCGTACGGCGACAAGGTCGCCCGGATCGGCATCCGGCTCCAGGACCTGCTCGACCCGGGCATCCTGCGCAAGAAGCTGGAACTCGCGCTGCGCGAGAAGAACCAGATCCTGTTCAAGGTCTACAACCGCAAGGCGATCGACCTCGACGCGACCGTCGAGGAGTACCTGGGGTACGCGGAGCGCCTCAAGCCGTACATCGCGGAGACCCGGGCGATGCTCTGGGACGCCCTGGACCGGCGCGAGACGGTACTGCTGGAGGGCGCCCAGGCCACCATGCTCGACATGGACCACGGCACGTACCCCTTCGTGACGTCGTCCAACCCGACGGCCGGCGGCGCCTGCGTGGGCGCCGGCATCCCGCCGACCGCGATCACCAAGGTGATCGCGGTGAGCAAGGCGTACACCACCCGGGTCGGCGCGGGCCCGTTCCCGACCGAACTGTTCGACGCCAACGGCGAACACCTTCGCAAGATCGGCGCGGAGTACGGCACCACCACCGGGCGGGAACGCCGGTGCGGGTGGTTCGACGCTGTCGTCGCCCGGTACGCCTGCCGCCTCAACGGCGTCACCGACCTGGTCATCACCAAGCTGGACGTGCTCACCGGGCTGCCCAAGGTGCCGATCTGCGTCGGCTACGAGATCAACGGCGTCCGGGTCGACGACATGCCGATGAGCCAGACGGACTTCCACCACGCCAAGCCCGTCTACGAGGAGCTCGACGGCTGGTGGGAAGACATCACGAAGGCCCGCACCCCTGACGAGCTGCCGGAGAACGCCCGCCGCTACATCGCCCGCGTCGAGGAGCTCTGCAACACCAAGGTGAGCGTCGTAGGCGTAGGCCCCGGCCGCGACGAAAACGTCCTCCTCCACCCCCTCCTCCCCTAACCACCTCCCCCCCGGACCCCCCGGCCCGCCCCCCGGGCGGCTCTCCGCGTTGATCATGAAGTTATTGGCCGCTGCGTCGGCGTGTCGCGGCAATAACTTCATGATCAACGTGAGCTAGTCGCGCGGTTTTCCACAGGGTGGGTTTGGTTGTCCACAGGGGGGTGTCTGGGGTTCCGAGGTCGGTCAGGGTGGCCGGGTGGACGCCTTGGATGTTGTGCGGCGGGTCGCGGCCGAGCGGGACGGGATTGTGACGCTCGGCCAGGCGCGAGCCGCCGGCTTGACTACGCATGAGGTGCAGCGGTTCTGCCGGGCCGGCCGCTGGCGCGTTGTGGCGCGGGGTAGCTATCTCGTGGACGCCGAACTGTACGACGCTGTGCCTCGACGGGCGCGGATCAGGGCGGCGGTCGCCTCCTTCGGTCCGGCGGCCGCCGCGGTTCTCGCCACGGCCGCCGAGCTGCACGGACTGGCCGGCATGCGGGTCACCGACCTGATTCATCTGTCGATGCCGGGTCCCGTCGCCAGGCCGGCCCGGCTCGCCTACCCGGAGGTGGTGGTCCATCAGTTGGCCATCCCGCCCGAGCACCTCGTCCAAGTGGACGGGATCAGCGCTACTGCGCCGCTGCGGACCCTTGCCGACCTCACCCTGCGGGCTGATCGTTTCTCTGCGGTGAGCGTGCTGGATTCGGCGTTGAATCGTCGCCTCGTGGCCGCCGATGACCTGCTCTCCATCCCGCGTCTCATTCGCGGTCGGCGCGGCGCGGTCGCGGCTCGTGGCTACTTCGGTGAGGCGGATGGGCGGGCGCAGTCGCCGCTCGAGACGCGCGCCCGGCTCCGCTGCGTCGACGGCCGGGTACCGTCCGACACGTTGCAACTTGAGGTCCGCGACGACGACGGCTATCTGCTGGGGATCGGCGACCTCGGTTGGCGTGCTCCACGAGTGATCGCGGAAGCGGACGGCCGGGACGCACACGACACGCCGCAGGCCGCCTTCGCCGACCGCCGCCGCCAGAACCGCCTGGTCAACGCCGGCTGGTCCATCCTCCGCTTCACCTGGTCGGACACCCTCCAACCCG contains:
- a CDS encoding DUF3151 domain-containing protein, translated to MQNLLPEPPATLLPANHEADAALAAAEQAGSDQAYAEVAARFPTYSAAWAELAARSFAQGQVVTAYAYARTGYHRGLDQLRRSGWKGHGPVPWSHEPNRGFLRCLYVLSRAADEIGEADEAARCAQFLRDCDPAAADALASN
- a CDS encoding chromosome partitioning protein; amino-acid sequence: MDENADRAQVPGQQPVPERDIEPLWPPDPADRGADAAAPPWASISEQRGAPPSATPSSTVLPPVAAPPTGRPPTGRPPVPGQPGAAALTPPSPSDYPSLTGAVPAPGGWGVTGPSGTASGWAPGQPSWPPPADPSAPDVPGPAVGDTHTPSTTDAGSGAATPSTAPAATNVPPGAAGTTSAAADPTPWAPNALPEATVPTPQPTSHTPAATGAAAGPTPQAAGPTSQATGPTTETAGPRPQATGPVSEAGTPPGAEAPASGAGPTTGAESPASGATPGQADGPVPVAVPAPPIAPGGVDLDLPFTLDRPAAAAAPADRSAPADPAADETATADPTTPEPAGTRAGGVGAGEDGPAAGTARPAAESPWAYPPQRPAGATGTAHDEAAAGTPPVPAPPVPQPPHPGGPAAPHAGPGQAYPGQTYSGQSYSPAIPGQAGPAPIPPPPDPTQFADPPHGGPAPQPGGPAAPPPGPFPPSPGWYPPPWQQSATPGAPPPQPQPQPYQEAAGVTRVPATGYPDATWEPETTAAPTAEDFARRRQVRPADPVATMGVRAVVNKMGLLRLAPGRHEQELKRDIEMVRRNFGGLRQVTVVNPKGGAGKTVAILLLAMTFGQKRGGYVLAWDNNETQGTLGMRAQQDFHSRTVRDMLRDLGQFQGAHGRVGDLSQYVRSQGEGMFDVLASDESATGGEMLTAAAFAEIREVVSRFYKLIFVDTGNNVRAQNWQASMDATDQLVVTMSARNDSAETAARMLDHLEQSGRQRLVRQAVTVVSMPPSRKEIDLPAIQEHFAARTRAVLLAPYERLIDSGEPIRYGGLSSATRDAWLKIAAAVAEGL
- a CDS encoding adenylosuccinate synthase, whose amino-acid sequence is MPAIVLIGAQWGDEGKGKVTDLLGERVDYVVRYSGGNNAGHTVITPDGQKYALHLMPSGALSPSAMIIIGNGVVVDPKVLLTEIDGLAERGVDVSRLRISGDAHLIMPHHRALDRVIERYLGSSRIGTTGRGIGPAYGDKVARIGIRLQDLLDPGILRKKLELALREKNQILFKVYNRKAIDLDATVEEYLGYAERLKPYIAETRAMLWDALDRRETVLLEGAQATMLDMDHGTYPFVTSSNPTAGGACVGAGIPPTAITKVIAVSKAYTTRVGAGPFPTELFDANGEHLRKIGAEYGTTTGRERRCGWFDAVVARYACRLNGVTDLVITKLDVLTGLPKVPICVGYEINGVRVDDMPMSQTDFHHAKPVYEELDGWWEDITKARTPDELPENARRYIARVEELCNTKVSVVGVGPGRDENVLLHPLLP
- a CDS encoding type IV toxin-antitoxin system AbiEi family antitoxin domain-containing protein; the protein is MRRVAAERDGIVTLGQARAAGLTTHEVQRFCRAGRWRVVARGSYLVDAELYDAVPRRARIRAAVASFGPAAAAVLATAAELHGLAGMRVTDLIHLSMPGPVARPARLAYPEVVVHQLAIPPEHLVQVDGISATAPLRTLADLTLRADRFSAVSVLDSALNRRLVAADDLLSIPRLIRGRRGAVAARGYFGEADGRAQSPLETRARLRCVDGRVPSDTLQLEVRDDDGYLLGIGDLGWRAPRVIAEADGRDAHDTPQAAFADRRRQNRLVNAGWSILRFTWSDTLQPDYIPWTVRQALAAAARSR